A genomic region of Leptolyngbya sp. NIES-2104 contains the following coding sequences:
- a CDS encoding D-alanyl-D-alanine carboxypeptidase — translation MLDLLSAGLVSGWLKLAGLPTSFDPSEMIAHTTVQTPFWRSNDPTAEKLVKDYLKFLNSQGLKSDEQGIWLQSGANLLFSNRGTTPVPAASLTKIATSLASLQTWGANHQFETLISATGTIENGTLQGDLIIQGGGDPLFGWEDAIAIGNALQKQGIKRVSGNLIITESFMMSFRDEAAKSGELLKKALNSKIWDEEIRDEFGAKEMIRPTIEIKGNVQTGSANPTQVLLKYRSLPLVQLLKYLNVHSQNEMSQLLADNLGGAKTVIEKASQAANISPDELRLVNGSGLGTDNRISPHAACAMFAAIERMMHPLNLSIADFFPTSGVDLDGTMENRTIPKHSVIKTGTLNQVSALAGVVPTRDRGLVWFAIINRGTDILELRHQQDLLLQALQKEWGSDVDATVIQPTELKQTAPEQRIEIMQNRG, via the coding sequence TTGCTGGATCTGTTGAGTGCAGGATTAGTGTCAGGGTGGCTCAAACTTGCCGGATTACCCACTTCGTTTGATCCGAGTGAAATGATCGCTCACACAACGGTTCAAACTCCTTTTTGGCGATCGAACGATCCAACAGCAGAAAAGCTTGTCAAAGACTATCTCAAATTCCTCAATTCTCAAGGTCTAAAATCTGACGAACAAGGAATCTGGCTGCAATCTGGAGCGAATTTGCTATTCAGCAATCGGGGTACAACTCCGGTTCCTGCGGCTTCTTTGACAAAAATTGCAACCTCACTCGCATCACTGCAAACTTGGGGCGCGAATCATCAGTTTGAGACGCTGATTAGTGCAACAGGCACGATCGAGAATGGCACACTTCAAGGCGATTTGATTATTCAAGGCGGCGGTGATCCATTGTTTGGGTGGGAGGATGCGATCGCAATTGGTAACGCGCTTCAAAAACAAGGAATTAAGCGCGTTTCAGGCAATCTAATCATCACCGAAAGCTTTATGATGAGCTTTCGAGATGAAGCCGCTAAATCCGGTGAACTTCTGAAAAAAGCTTTGAACTCTAAAATTTGGGATGAGGAGATTCGAGATGAGTTCGGTGCTAAGGAAATGATCCGCCCGACGATCGAAATAAAAGGCAATGTGCAGACTGGATCAGCGAATCCAACACAAGTTTTATTGAAATACCGATCGCTTCCCTTAGTTCAATTGCTCAAGTATCTCAATGTTCACAGTCAGAATGAGATGTCACAACTGTTAGCGGACAATCTGGGAGGTGCAAAGACTGTGATTGAAAAAGCTTCTCAAGCTGCGAATATTTCACCTGATGAATTGCGGTTAGTAAACGGATCTGGACTCGGAACAGACAATCGAATATCACCTCATGCAGCTTGTGCGATGTTTGCTGCGATCGAGCGAATGATGCACCCGTTGAACTTATCGATCGCTGATTTTTTCCCAACCTCCGGAGTTGATCTCGACGGAACAATGGAAAATCGTACCATTCCAAAACACTCTGTGATTAAAACTGGAACCTTAAATCAAGTGAGTGCACTAGCTGGCGTTGTTCCGACTCGCGATCGCGGTTTAGTCTGGTTTGCCATCATTAATCGCGGTACAGATATTCTCGAACTGCGACATCAGCAAGATCTACTCCTCCAAGCTTTGCAGAAAGAGTGGGGGTCTGATGTTGATGCAACAGTGATTCAACCCACAGAATTAAAGCAAACTGCGCCCGAACAGCGGATCGAAATTATGCAGAATCGCGGTTAA
- a CDS encoding cofactor assembly of complex C subunit B — MAKPDPNRILRLLPIAVGILGGSLLFTNRILTPDLTNSQARSDVMGVILSAILILTGLIWQQIQPRTPDSVELIGDEGFELDPDLPEAVKTELAWVSHILLTNTVTRSLIVYYRGRVLLRRGILSPNKEVKLGAILQRVLDKQKPIYLVALNVYPGKIEFDYLPENTQGVICQPIGKDGVLILGANAPRSYTRQDENWVSAIAEKLDNTLSQL, encoded by the coding sequence ATGGCAAAGCCTGATCCGAATCGAATTTTACGACTTTTACCGATCGCTGTCGGCATTCTCGGCGGAAGTTTGTTATTCACCAATCGAATTCTCACCCCTGATCTGACCAATTCTCAAGCGCGATCCGATGTGATGGGCGTGATTTTGAGCGCGATTCTGATTCTGACGGGCTTAATCTGGCAGCAAATTCAACCCCGAACCCCGGATAGTGTCGAGTTGATTGGCGACGAAGGTTTTGAGCTTGATCCAGATTTGCCAGAAGCGGTAAAAACTGAGTTAGCTTGGGTGTCCCATATTTTGCTGACGAATACCGTTACGCGATCGCTAATCGTCTACTATCGCGGTAGAGTTCTTCTCCGTCGCGGCATTCTCAGCCCAAACAAAGAAGTGAAACTAGGCGCAATCTTGCAGCGAGTTCTCGATAAGCAAAAACCAATTTATCTAGTCGCGTTGAATGTTTACCCTGGAAAGATTGAGTTCGACTATCTGCCTGAAAATACTCAAGGCGTGATTTGTCAGCCGATCGGGAAAGATGGCGTTCTGATTTTAGGAGCGAATGCGCCTCGGAGTTATACGCGGCAGGACGAAAACTGGGTAAGTGCGATCGCAGAAAAACTCGATAATACGCTTAGCCAGCTATAG
- a CDS encoding ABC transporter ATP-binding protein, translating into MPSAKPHPLQRLFNYDRVYRSQALRASVYSVLNKVFDLAPPYLIGIAVDIVVSRDRSWIAALGITDLIGQLTFISFLTLLIWGLESVFEYFYDRQWRNLAQNMQHDLRLDAYQHLQELELSFFETETTGNLLAILNDDINQLERFLDSGANQILQFLTTVLLVGGTFIAFAPSVSWLALLPIPFILWGSIVFQNRLAPRYADVRQKSGLISARLANNLSGIATIKSFTAEDYELDRVGVESGAYRSSNRKAIDLSAAFVPLIRFVILIGFTATLFLGGIEAANGRLSVGTYGFMVFIIQRLLWPFTTLGQTLDQYQRAMASINRVMNLLDTPIEIPTGNRLLPTHQVKGDVDIQNITFAYRDRTPALKELSLHIPAGQTIGIVGATGSGKSTLVKLLLRFYEIQQGQILIDGIDIRELQLRDLRRCIGWVSQEVFLFHGTVAENIAYGSFDASRAEVIQAAKLAEAHEFIAQLPQGYDTIVGERGQKLSGGQRQRLAIARAILKDPPILILDEATSAVDNETEAAIQRSLETITQHRTTIAIAHRLSTIRQAHCIYVMEYGRIVEQGTHEELLELDRVYAGLWRVQSGIRA; encoded by the coding sequence ATGCCATCTGCCAAGCCTCACCCGCTCCAGCGATTGTTTAACTACGATCGCGTTTATCGTTCTCAAGCTCTCCGTGCCAGCGTCTATTCAGTTCTCAACAAAGTCTTTGATCTCGCGCCGCCTTACTTAATCGGGATTGCGGTTGATATTGTGGTGAGTCGCGATCGCTCTTGGATTGCTGCACTCGGAATCACCGATCTCATCGGACAACTGACATTCATTTCATTCCTGACGCTGTTGATTTGGGGATTGGAATCGGTATTTGAATATTTCTACGATCGACAATGGCGAAATCTGGCTCAAAATATGCAGCATGATTTGCGGTTGGATGCCTACCAGCATTTACAAGAATTAGAGCTGAGCTTTTTTGAAACTGAAACTACAGGTAATCTACTTGCCATTCTCAATGATGATATTAATCAGCTTGAAAGATTTCTCGATAGTGGTGCAAATCAGATTTTGCAGTTTCTCACCACGGTATTGTTAGTAGGTGGAACATTTATTGCATTTGCACCTTCGGTTTCGTGGCTGGCACTGTTGCCGATTCCATTTATTTTGTGGGGATCGATCGTGTTTCAGAATCGATTGGCTCCACGATATGCGGATGTCAGACAGAAATCAGGATTGATTAGCGCAAGATTGGCGAATAACTTGTCGGGGATTGCGACGATTAAGAGTTTTACGGCGGAAGACTATGAACTCGATCGAGTCGGTGTAGAGAGTGGAGCGTATCGATCGAGTAATCGAAAAGCGATCGATCTTTCTGCGGCATTCGTTCCCTTGATTCGATTTGTGATTTTGATTGGATTTACGGCAACCTTGTTTCTCGGTGGAATTGAAGCTGCAAATGGTCGCCTTTCAGTCGGAACTTATGGCTTCATGGTGTTTATTATTCAGCGGTTGTTGTGGCCCTTTACAACATTGGGACAAACGCTAGATCAGTATCAAAGAGCAATGGCATCGATCAATCGCGTGATGAATCTCTTAGATACCCCGATCGAGATTCCAACCGGAAACCGATTGCTTCCCACACATCAAGTCAAAGGTGATGTGGACATTCAGAACATTACCTTTGCCTATCGCGATCGCACTCCTGCACTTAAAGAGCTATCGCTGCACATCCCTGCCGGACAAACGATCGGAATTGTAGGGGCAACAGGCTCAGGAAAAAGTACCTTAGTCAAACTGTTGCTTAGATTCTACGAGATTCAGCAAGGTCAGATTCTGATTGATGGCATTGATATTCGAGAATTGCAATTACGTGACCTACGACGTTGTATCGGTTGGGTCAGTCAGGAAGTGTTCCTATTTCATGGAACCGTTGCAGAGAACATCGCTTACGGCAGTTTCGATGCTAGTCGAGCAGAAGTCATTCAAGCGGCGAAACTTGCAGAAGCTCACGAATTTATTGCACAGTTGCCACAAGGCTATGACACGATCGTGGGTGAACGCGGTCAGAAACTATCTGGCGGACAAAGACAACGACTCGCGATCGCAAGAGCAATCCTTAAAGATCCGCCTATCTTGATTCTCGATGAAGCAACCTCTGCGGTGGATAACGAAACTGAAGCAGCCATTCAGCGATCGCTTGAAACCATCACACAGCACCGAACCACGATCGCGATCGCGCATCGGCTTTCAACAATCAGACAAGCTCACTGTATCTATGTGATGGAATACGGTCGCATTGTTGAGCAAGGAACTCATGAAGAGCTACTTGAACTCGATCGAGTGTATGCAGGACTGTGGCGGGTTCAATCGGGAATTCGAGCTTGA
- a CDS encoding NYN domain-containing protein — MQLISRSTQSSPSTHSPSIQAPLSEAPERVVVLIDGANLFYAAMQLGLEIDYTRLLHCLTKGRLLVRAYFYTGVDRTNEKQQRFLLWMRHNGYRVVAKDLIQHPDGSRKADLNIEMAVDMLTLSQHCDRIVLLSGTGDLTYAVDHVAYRGVQIEVVSLPTMTSDSLINVCDRFVDLSKLKPEIEKLRPVQARIPD; from the coding sequence ATGCAATTAATTTCACGATCGACCCAATCGTCTCCGTCTACCCATTCACCTTCTATACAAGCTCCCTTATCTGAAGCTCCAGAACGAGTCGTCGTTTTGATCGATGGTGCAAATCTGTTCTACGCAGCAATGCAGCTTGGATTAGAAATTGACTATACCCGCTTATTGCATTGTTTAACCAAAGGTCGATTGCTGGTTCGAGCTTACTTTTATACCGGAGTCGATCGCACCAATGAAAAACAACAGCGATTTCTGCTTTGGATGCGTCACAACGGCTATCGAGTCGTTGCTAAAGACCTGATCCAACATCCAGACGGCTCTAGAAAAGCAGATTTGAACATTGAAATGGCAGTCGATATGCTCACACTCTCACAGCACTGTGACAGAATCGTGCTGCTTAGTGGTACAGGTGATTTAACTTATGCAGTCGATCACGTTGCCTACCGGGGTGTACAAATCGAAGTGGTGAGCTTACCGACCATGACCAGTGATAGCTTGATCAATGTGTGCGATCGCTTTGTTGACCTATCCAAACTAAAACCTGAGATTGAGAAGCTCCGACCTGTTCAAGCTCGAATTCCCGATTGA